From the genome of Nicotiana tabacum cultivar K326 chromosome 2, ASM71507v2, whole genome shotgun sequence:
ATCATTCTATATTTACCTGCGGTGGCTGGTCATTACACCCCAACCTGCCCGCTTAGACATTTTCACAGCTTCGATACTCTCGGTCACACTGCCAATTTGGTTAACCTGTCACATAGAGCAAAAAATGATTAATCCAATCTCAAAGAGGAACTTTCAGTATCATGGTCGAAATATATGATTTATTAGCGATCGGATAATACCTTGAGAAGAAGTGCATTGCAAGTCTTCTCTGCAATTGCCTTGGCAACCCTCTGCacatatataataaataattatacATAGCGATAAACAAACTATAGACAATTGCTCAAGAGCCAAGAACTGATTTCTTTCAATGGCAACAAATCTCTAACAAGGAAGTGACAAATATTGTCAACGCTTTAATATTACCTTAGGGTTGGTGACAAGGAGGTCATCCCCCACAATCTGTACTGGTTCCCCAATTTCAGTAGTGAGCTTAGCGTAGGTCTCCCAGTCATCTTGGTCAAATGGATCTTCAATTGAAACGATAGGGTACTCGGACACAAATGTCTTGTACAAATCCTTGAGTTGGTCACCTGATATCCTTTGTGAGCCATCATTGTTCTGCAAAGAAGAATAAATATGAGCAAATCTCATAACATAGCAACAGTTTGATTAAGACTACCCCAACGAAACCCCAGAGAGTGAAAGAAAGCAATGCAACAGTCTCCAGTTTCAAATTGCCTATAGGGTAGTCAGGACTTGCCTCTTCTTTGAAGTTCAGGTCATAACTTTTGTCCTTCAAGAAGAATTCAGATGCAGCAACATCCATTCCAATGACCACCTAAACGGAAAATCATCTCAGCCTCCAGATTTCCAACAGTTTTGGAAAAAAATTATGGTGTGACTAAACAAGTAACTGAGATACTCACCTTTCCAGTATATCCTGCTTTCTCAATGGCTGTCTTGAGCAATTCAAGACCTTCCTTGTTCTCCTGAATTTTGAAAAACCATAATCATGTGAATGAACTAGGGTAAACATTTAACAGAATTGTCATACACCAGCATAAGAATATACTTCACCTGGATATTAGGAGCAAAACCACCCTCATCACCAACATTTGTGGCATCCTGACCATATTTCTTCTTGATCACGGCCTGCAGTTACAGTATAATTGCTTAATCAGAAAAACCAAGACAAAGAGAGGATGAAAAACAATATGAAAAACGACCAGACTAAATTATGAGCCTGATTGGAACCAAAGAACACAATCATTCCTCTTAATTCAAAGCATGTATAGTTGTTTTGATCGTGTAAAACAAACAATGTTTAGAGGTAATAGAAGctctctaaaaccttcaaatggTGATACACTTCACAACCCATCTTCATGGCCTCCTTGAAACTAGAAGCTCCAGTGGGAAGGATCATAAATTCCTGCAAAACAACTACCAATCAGAAACTTTCATCTAAAGAGCACTCAGATATATAGTGGAGGCAGGTATATGACGTGCCTGCATTGCAAGTTTGTTTCCGGCATGAGAACCTCCATTGATCACATTGAAGGCAGGAACTGGCAACACCAACTTCTTGTTACCAGCCAGGTCAGCAATGTGCTGCAAAACGAAGAGATAGTTTAAAATAAGTAAACACATTATCGTAGATTAATCCAATTGCAAGTATAGGCTTAATTTGTGCTAGTAAGCCCATTAGAtgcttgaattttcttttttcctttttttgtttgtttgttgtggGGGCGGGGGTGCGGGGGGAGAATAATATATCGGAGCGGTAAGATTAAAGTTATGATGCTAAAGTTAAACTAAAACTCAAACAACCTATGGTACCCAAAATGGGAAAGATTAAAGATCCATGTGGCTTCGGCATTGCCAATTGGGCGAGGATTCAATAGTGATGTAAAGCTTTTAAGGTGTAGTAACTCTTAGAGCGTGCAGTAGACTCCACAAAAGACAATTCTTTAGTATATACCTTGTACAGTGGAACATTCCTGGCAGCAGCACCAGCTTTACACACAGCAAGTGATACAGCTAGGATGGCATTTGCACCAAGCTGAAGAAAAGCCAAATACAGTTAAATTAATGAACTGTGAACTTCTGATAATAGAAGAGTGAACTTGATATGTAGGCATTAACATGAATACCTTTTGTTTGCACCAACCCCACTCATTTTGAGTTCCATCCAATTCATGAACCATGAAGTTATCAAGACCAGTCTGATCGGTTGCATCCTGCAAAATAATAATCCTTACAGTTCAGGTACAGTATAATCTATCAAAAAGCAGTTTAACAAGGAAAAAGTCTATTAAAGATAAATACATCAACGAGGGGAAAAAAACAAACCTTGCCGATGAGAGCAGGGCCAATAATGGAGTTAACATTGTTAACAGCCTACAAGGGCAGACCACAGGTAAATAATTTAATCAACATCTTGAACGGTGTAATCATCAAACTAAAGCTTTTGAGTGAAATACCAACCTTTGAAACACCCTTTCCAAGGTATTCAGACCCTCCGTCCCTCAATTCAAGAGCTTCATAGATTCCTAAAAAACAAATCAAGAGGATGAATTCAATAGACCGAAACAATGGGGGAAGTAACAAAAGAAGATGCAGGCCAAAAATGCTAACAATGTTCAACACAGAACAGAAGGGAGCTAAGATTCACAATTCCACCCAAATTGAACTGTACAAAATTATTGCATCAAATTCCATCATGATGATTATTTATCTTCATAATAACAGATGCTATAAACACACAAGTGGATTAAATTTTCCAGAAGTTTCAGTCTCACTAAAACTACTGATTCTATAAAAACTTATCCAAACAAAAAGTACTGATTCTATAAAACATATATACTGAAATATAAAGGGTCAGTTTCACTCCATTAGCCACATATgggcataataactcataatagaAAGGGTGAAACTACTAAACTGACAGCCAATTTATAAACCAGgaactaaaatttcaattataCGAGTAACTTAACGAACAGATTACACGACTGCATACAGTTTTTCAACACATTCTAATAAATCTATGTAAGAGAGTCACTATACACAAAAGATAAGTAGATCTTTACCTGTGGATGCACCACTAGGAACAGCAGCTCTTGCAAATACACCGTTtgaaagagttacatcaacctaCACATATACACAACAACCAAATCAATACATCTAAAAAAACAACCATATCTACACAACAGAAACAACACTTGTCTACACACATAACCAGTCACTCTAAAAAGACACCTCCTTTTGAAAATCTAaataaaattcacaaaaactataGTAACAACAAACGATTTAACaaaatcaggaaaaaaaaaaaggcGGAATCTTCAAACAGATcgaaaaaaaaaaggattaaaaCATAGAAAAATACTGAATAAAAGATGGAGATCTGAAGGAAAACAAACCTCGACGGTAGGATTACCACGACTGTCAAAGATCTGACGGGCCTTAACGATTTTGATAGTTGCCATAGATCTGTTGTTAAGAGAGAAAATAGGAGTAGTAGTAGAGAGTGTTGAGAGAAAAAGTTGGTTTTTTGCAATGAGCAGAGGACGAGAAGCGATACCACATATATGTAGAGGAATTTGGGTTAATTACAGCCGTTGATTGGTTTTATGATCTtgattagtattttcatatattAGTACTactacttcttctttttttaattaaattaagtGGGCAAAGAAATATTTTCTAAATCTATGTGCTTTGTAAACCCCCTCGAGTGTGTCGACATATTGTTACTTCTAGATCTAGGGTAGGTTCCAATGAAGAAAAGTCGTTAGATGTTTTTGTCTTTTTCAAATTCAAATGTACAAATATTAATTCAATTTTATTTAGTGAAACGAAGGATTTAGTAAATTACTTAGTATTTAGGAAAGATTATAATGTTAATGATAGCTTTAGAGAAATTGTATAGAATTAATGGATAGCTATAATTAGATACAAATTGAGATTCCACAATCACCTTGTGGTATTATAGAAGGTTTTGTCGACGAATAATTTATCAAAATAGTTAAAGGTTGATTGAAAAGCTAAGTGAAAacctaatataatatttattatttcGGGAGTCAAACTTTTTTCTTTGATAATgattttctcaaaaattaaatatttaaatattaacCATATTAATTTATTACTTGTCATGTAATTTTCAAATGTAAAAATTGACGTAAAAAGCTTTAAGAATTTATGTTTGAGTAACCAAAAATTAGATGCTTTAACTCTCATACTGTGAATCCCTTTACGTAAATTAGGAgggagaaaatatattttattcATTGATCATTTTTTTTCAAGTAAAGGAAATtacaatatttataaattatcaGACGTAGTAGAATTTAGCATATATGAAGACATTAGTGCAAAATACACCTAAGTTGACGTATATAACAgcactttattttactttaatttctttcattttttttcttttttagtaaaGAGCTTCTTCATGCGGCGCTTAAATTTGTTAGTTAAACTGATTTTTTATACTATGGAGAGCTATGACTTTTtttgtgcttaattatttaattttaatttatgcaATGCTATAGATGTGGAAGATATAAATAACCCTATTTATGTGGGACACTACTTTCTCATATATTTTCACCGAGGCATTCCAAAAATATAATTACTAGCAACATTTTGGATTaaaaaaatgtagtaaaattttaaggttttcttttttacaaaaagaaaaatcagaaaataacaGTACCTTTCAATGTGGTCAAAAAGAAGGAAATGTCAAATTAAAACTGGTGGTTTCTTGGGCTACAAGACCACACAGTATTCGAGATTGTGGCGGAGGGTTAGTACATTTTTATCCTTGGTCAAAGGTCTCAAATCGAATTCTGAGTATGAAATCGTTTTTGTTAGAGAATATTTATCCCGAATATAAAACTTCTCGATTCGAATTCGAATTTAGTCGGATCTTAATAAGGGTATTAAACACTGgacaggaaaaaagaaaaaaaaaaggactaATGAAACTACCTACTTTAAAATTCACGAGAATATTCCTCCAGATGGTGCCATTGTACCATTGGTCTTATTTCGTGGGGTCACAAGAAAAATGCAAAGGGTTAGATTATCAAAATTAACACGAGAGATTTACCAATATTATCTTTTTTTCTTACTTTacatttttcatttaaaaatttaaaagtccAGAGAAATAAGTAGGTTCTAATAACAAACTAGACCTTTTAAAGATATCATGTGATTGCTTCACAAAGCGAAAAGTTGaaacaaagtaaaataaataaaataaaagcaaaacataaaaaagaaaagataaataaGGAGGAAAGCCTGCCTTCTATTCGTTTCTATTTCTCCTGTTTCCTTTTCcgcaagaaaaaaaaagagaggattgattaattaatttttttgccTTGAACAAGAAGTTCCataaaagatagaaattattcctTTTTATAATAAAGCatatttaagaaaagaaatgtaTAGCAATAGTTGGAAAACAATTATTTAATGAAGGGCAAAGTATATGTAGGAAAGTAGGCAATAATGGGTATAAATTAGTATTACAACTTTAGGCGTGGTTTGGCTCGTCATACCTTATAGTAgcaattttataaaaaaaaaaattctgatagcattttttaaatattattgcCACAGAATAAAACCATGAAATTAATCACTTTTCAAATACATGCCCCTTTTTAGTCCACCTCAAGAATGAAGGCCATTTTGGCACACCTTTTCTTCCACCTACCTCTCTAAcgttttccttctttattttcaccccttttttttttttttttttgggagggggggggggggagggaggagAGAGGGGTATTTCTATCCTTCTTATTTTTATGGTTTAGTTTTCTTTGAATTTATATGACCAAATGtatttgtttacccgaaaaattggatagaattaaatttgtgtatggttctaaggatatgtgatataatttgatacaaatcgtatagagaaatagaaatacgtgtattcttgactatgagaatgagaataGTGAGAAGAAGAACGAATAAGATAAAGGGAAATAAACACAAggggatatctttcaatatgagaagaaATCTTTTGTTCCAATGTGTCTCTGCTTACAATCCATCCCCCCTCCTCCTAGATAGTAGATGGATCTTACTTTatatacaataataaaaaatacgtAGTGGAAAGCCCATGATGTATTGTCTTTTCCCTACttcctgccaggattctctcccttagtgcggctgtaacggcCTTGTCTGTGAGCTTCGATACTAACTCAAACTCGATATCGGGTCGAGCTATTggccttgactcgagctcgatcctAACTCGGAGTCTTGATATTCGGGGTGGGTGTTGGTCGGTCTTGCATCTCCGACAACCTTTTGCCTCGTggttcgatttggtcatgggcCCGATAATGATACCGAACTGATCCTTGATCGGACTTGGAGCTCGAATCCTGAAGCCCCTTTCTTCGGACCTCGACCTGACCTTACGTAGATACCTTTCGATCGAAGTATTTCCGTCTCGATCAGTCCGTACGACTGACTCAGTCGGTTCTGACCGAACACGGATAGTCTCGTCATTTCTCGAaaaaaggatgtggcgagaaacgatatgattttccaaCAGCTCGATCAGATATATACTGACATTTACATCGATCTCGaccatgacgtatgtgatagttgTCCCATCGGTTCGGTTTTACCAAGGCATTTaatgtgtcagacggtggtcggacacctctgatattgaaccgttattgcttcaatctataaatagTCTTTCCTTCTATCATTCATACTTTACGTCTTCAAtcttctaatttttctaagttcctTTTCGTCTCTTCTGAGTTTTCTGCTTGTAAATCTGTGAGTTTTACTACAAACTCTTTCTTAAAACACCAAATACTTCTGTTCTTTGTTCACgaaattttaaatagcaaaaacGTCTAAAACTGTTCCGCAAAAAGAGACCGCTTCTTCATCTCGACCTGCTGGTGGCGAGGATGTGGAAGAGCCATGCCCTGAGGAATTCGTTCCGGTAGGGTGTTCGATTGTAGgcgattttaaaattgaaaaacctTCTCCGATACCAGGTCAGTGTGAGCCAGTGTCGAGGTATCAATGTTCAATTACCGAAAAAGTTCTCGATAAAGTCATATAAGAATGCAACTGGGATAATAAACTCGTAGTAATCTCATCGCCTGATGTATCAATTACTACCCACgtcgaagggttcttaagtgtttacacttatcctttcacgttgggaCCTTTAGACCCTGTCATCGTTgccttttgtaagaggtacgaTGTGACCCTCGGTCAAAGTCACCCttccttttggaggatagtgattcttcttcgatttttctcgagcaaggtcgaggggcgtatcttcaccctcgatcatcttatgcgtcttgacagtccccgactttatcgaggaggGTTGATCAAGCTTGCTCATCGAGCAACCAAAGCaccattctcgagcatagacgagacccgggatcggggttggatgggtcgTTTTGTTAGAATCAAAACCTCGGACTTGATCCCTGCCGATGacttgccatttcccgagaaatggaatatgagtcGTGAGTGAACGTTTCTCTTTGCCcgttttgattttgtgattgccttttattttgttgatccatttttctttccttatcacaGCCGTAGCTCGAATGGCGGAATCGATCCTGGATCTTAGACAATGGGTCGAAAGTCTGGTGTTGCACAGACCGTACTCCGAGCGTGCTTGGGTCGAATTGTCGATTTGTCTCTTCATCGGTTTGTATTGTAAATCTCTCTCTTCCCTTTTATAGGACTCGTGAAAGATGTAGtcatgaggcccccatctggtggCGAAGAAGTTCCTGTCTTGAAGCAGgtaaaagaaaggaagagaaaagacgtATCGGGCTCCCCGAGCTCGGAGAAGAAGAAACCGGCTAAGAGATCTCGAAAGCTGAAGGGGGGCTCTGGTGTTATGACTTTGGAAGTGGCCCGCCATTTAAGGGACGAGCCCGAAGAAGGAGAGGAGAATTTAGCCTGCGTACGGGCTAATGTTGTGATTCAACAATATTCCAATTTGATGGAAGCAAATCAGGGAACCTTGGCCATAATCCCAGAACAAGAAGAAGCCGATATTATC
Proteins encoded in this window:
- the LOC107792078 gene encoding enolase; translation: MATIKIVKARQIFDSRGNPTVEVDVTLSNGVFARAAVPSGASTGIYEALELRDGGSEYLGKGVSKAVNNVNSIIGPALIGKDATDQTGLDNFMVHELDGTQNEWGWCKQKLGANAILAVSLAVCKAGAAARNVPLYKHIADLAGNKKLVLPVPAFNVINGGSHAGNKLAMQEFMILPTGASSFKEAMKMGCEVYHHLKAVIKKKYGQDATNVGDEGGFAPNIQENKEGLELLKTAIEKAGYTGKVVIGMDVAASEFFLKDKSYDLNFKEENNDGSQRISGDQLKDLYKTFVSEYPIVSIEDPFDQDDWETYAKLTTEIGEPVQIVGDDLLVTNPKRVAKAIAEKTCNALLLKVNQIGSVTESIEAVKMSKRAGWGVMTSHRSGETEDTFIADLAVGLSTGQIKTGAPCRSERLAKYNQLLRIEEELGSDAVYAGASFRKPVEPY